The following proteins are encoded in a genomic region of Maribacter hydrothermalis:
- a CDS encoding ammonium transporter: MDVGLFTVNNVWMMVATALVFFMHTGFAFLEIGLTRQKNTINILFKNIFIITGGLLLYYAFGFNLMYPGFEDGDMGLLKFAGFGIAAPEGGMTAEYADGGYTWWTDFLFQGMFAATAATIVSGAVAERMKIGSFMIFTVVYVGIVYPIVGAWKWGGGFLDSWGFYDFAGSTLVHSVGGWAAIVAIFLLGSRIGKFGKEGKPNAIPGHSIPMATAGVLILWLGWFGFNGGSVLSADPELTSLVLVTTSLAAAAGGFGAMITSTILHKNLDLTMFLNGILGGLVGITAGADLMSPNEAVVIGFIAGAIIVGGVALVDKIKLDDPVGAVAVHLICGIWGTLAVGIFGNLASGAQFMTQLYGVLIVGGFCIITSGIILGTLKATIGLRVSKEEEIEGLDIHEHGMDAYADFRMNDH; this comes from the coding sequence ATGGACGTAGGATTATTTACAGTAAATAACGTATGGATGATGGTAGCTACCGCATTGGTATTTTTCATGCACACAGGTTTTGCTTTTCTAGAAATAGGACTTACAAGACAAAAAAATACAATCAATATCTTATTTAAAAACATCTTTATTATAACAGGAGGCTTACTTCTATATTATGCTTTTGGCTTTAATTTAATGTACCCAGGATTTGAAGATGGCGATATGGGACTATTAAAATTTGCAGGATTCGGAATTGCAGCTCCTGAAGGCGGAATGACGGCTGAATATGCAGATGGCGGTTATACCTGGTGGACAGATTTTCTTTTTCAAGGAATGTTTGCGGCCACCGCAGCAACAATTGTATCTGGAGCTGTAGCAGAGCGCATGAAAATTGGTTCTTTCATGATTTTCACAGTAGTATATGTGGGTATAGTTTATCCTATTGTTGGTGCGTGGAAATGGGGTGGCGGATTTTTAGACTCATGGGGATTCTATGATTTTGCAGGTTCAACATTAGTACACTCTGTAGGCGGATGGGCCGCCATAGTAGCTATATTCTTATTAGGCTCAAGAATTGGGAAATTTGGCAAAGAAGGTAAACCAAACGCAATACCGGGCCACAGTATACCAATGGCAACCGCTGGCGTACTAATATTATGGTTAGGATGGTTCGGTTTCAATGGTGGGTCAGTATTATCTGCAGATCCAGAATTAACTTCATTAGTATTGGTTACCACAAGTTTAGCAGCTGCTGCAGGCGGGTTCGGGGCCATGATCACTTCTACCATATTACATAAGAATCTTGATTTAACAATGTTCCTCAACGGTATACTAGGTGGATTAGTGGGTATTACCGCCGGTGCAGATTTAATGTCACCGAACGAAGCTGTTGTTATTGGTTTTATTGCCGGAGCTATAATAGTAGGTGGGGTAGCTTTAGTGGACAAAATTAAATTAGATGACCCTGTAGGTGCTGTAGCTGTACATTTAATTTGTGGAATTTGGGGAACTTTAGCTGTAGGTATTTTTGGAAACCTGGCTAGTGGTGCTCAATTCATGACCCAATTATATGGCGTACTAATTGTCGGTGGATTTTGCATAATAACTTCTGGGATCATCCTAGGAACCTTAAAAGCAACAATAGGCCTTAGGGTTTCAAAAGAGGAAGAAATTGAAGGTTTGGATATTCATGAGCACGGCATGGATGCTTATGCCGACTTTAGAATGAACGATCACTAA
- a CDS encoding P-II family nitrogen regulator yields MKKIEAIIRKSKFDDVKEALHKIEVNFFSYWDVTGVGNEKQGHVYRGISYSTTDIQRRYLSIVVSDDFLERTVNSILESAYSGNVGDGKIFVSDIQEAYRIRTKEKGLAGIN; encoded by the coding sequence ATGAAAAAAATCGAGGCAATTATCAGAAAATCGAAGTTTGACGATGTCAAAGAGGCATTACACAAAATTGAGGTTAATTTCTTTAGTTATTGGGATGTAACAGGAGTAGGAAATGAAAAGCAAGGTCATGTGTATCGTGGTATTTCTTATAGCACAACAGATATTCAACGTAGATACCTATCAATAGTAGTATCAGATGACTTTCTTGAAAGAACAGTGAATTCTATTCTTGAGTCCGCATATTCTGGTAATGTAGGTGACGGTAAAATTTTTGTTTCCGACATACAAGAGGCCTATAGAATTAGAACAAAAGAAAAAGGCCTAGCGGGAATCAACTAA
- the crcB gene encoding fluoride efflux transporter CrcB has protein sequence MKQFLLVFLGGGFGSILRYWISKNLNSYYSNFYLGTFLVNIIGCILIGLLIGLTLKYNYITENQTLLLATGFCGGFTTFSTFALESNMLLKETSILSTSLYMGLSVIIGIFAISLGLWISKTL, from the coding sequence ATGAAGCAATTTTTACTTGTATTCTTAGGAGGAGGTTTTGGCAGTATCTTAAGATATTGGATTTCAAAGAACCTAAATTCGTATTATTCTAATTTTTATTTAGGTACATTTCTAGTAAACATCATAGGTTGTATTTTAATAGGACTTCTTATTGGCCTAACTTTAAAGTATAATTACATTACCGAAAATCAAACTTTATTATTAGCTACCGGATTTTGCGGAGGCTTTACCACATTTTCTACATTCGCCTTAGAAAGCAACATGCTACTAAAAGAAACATCAATACTATCCACGTCTCTTTACATGGGCCTAAGTGTTATTATAGGCATTTTCGCCATTTCATTAGGATTATGGATTAGTAAAACGCTCTAA
- a CDS encoding pyrophosphohydrolase domain-containing protein, with the protein MKNKIKAVKKFHNSFGLGVSEEMVADLGEAKNNLRFNLMDEENKEYLEAAKNNDLVEVADALGDMLYILCGTILEHGMQYKIEEVFNEIQRSNMSKLGANGKPIYREDGKVLKGPNYFKPNIEMILDK; encoded by the coding sequence ATGAAAAATAAAATCAAAGCGGTAAAGAAATTTCATAATTCATTTGGTCTAGGTGTTTCAGAAGAAATGGTTGCCGATTTGGGTGAAGCTAAAAATAATTTGCGTTTTAACCTTATGGATGAAGAAAACAAAGAGTATTTGGAAGCTGCTAAAAATAATGATCTTGTTGAAGTAGCTGATGCACTAGGCGATATGTTGTACATATTATGCGGTACTATTCTAGAGCACGGAATGCAATATAAAATAGAAGAAGTATTTAATGAAATTCAACGTAGTAATATGAGTAAGCTAGGTGCCAATGGTAAACCTATTTATAGGGAAGATGGTAAAGTTTTAAAAGGGCCAAATTATTTTAAACCCAATATTGAAATGATATTAGATAAATAA
- a CDS encoding branched-chain amino acid aminotransferase — translation MSIETKNIIVEKVKTSKIDQVDFDNLAFGSVFTDHMVVCTFKNGEWETPTIMPYQPITLDPSSKIFHYGQSIFEGMKAYKDKDNDIYLFRPLDNFKRLNISAERMCIPQIPEEYFMNSLTTLLQLDKEFIPTKEGSSLYIRPFMFASGNGFHASPANEYKFIIACAPSGAYFSGKVKVLIEEKYSRSANGGVGFAKTGGNYAGQFYPTQLAVAKGYNQVIWTDDSTHEFIEEAGAMNIFIRINDTLITGPTSDRILDGITRKSILEIAKDQGIKTEVRKITVKEVIEAAENGSLKEMFGAGTAAVISPISSFGFRETDYDLPEIENSFNQRLKKIITDIQYNKSEDKFGWRYKVKV, via the coding sequence ATGAGTATTGAAACTAAAAATATCATTGTAGAAAAAGTTAAGACATCAAAAATTGATCAAGTAGATTTTGATAATCTAGCATTTGGGTCAGTTTTCACTGATCATATGGTTGTCTGCACGTTTAAAAATGGTGAATGGGAAACTCCGACTATAATGCCATATCAGCCAATAACCCTTGATCCATCATCTAAGATTTTTCATTATGGACAATCTATTTTTGAAGGTATGAAGGCATATAAAGACAAAGACAACGATATTTATTTATTTAGACCTCTAGATAACTTTAAACGGCTTAATATATCTGCAGAAAGAATGTGTATTCCACAAATTCCTGAAGAATACTTTATGAATAGTCTTACAACATTATTACAATTAGACAAAGAATTTATACCTACCAAAGAAGGAAGTTCATTGTACATAAGACCATTTATGTTTGCATCTGGAAACGGATTTCATGCATCACCTGCAAATGAGTATAAATTTATTATAGCCTGTGCACCATCTGGAGCTTATTTTTCTGGAAAGGTAAAAGTATTGATAGAAGAAAAGTATTCTAGATCTGCGAATGGCGGTGTTGGTTTTGCTAAGACTGGCGGTAATTATGCTGGGCAATTTTACCCTACACAGTTAGCAGTTGCTAAAGGATACAACCAAGTAATTTGGACCGATGACAGCACCCATGAATTTATTGAAGAAGCTGGCGCCATGAATATTTTCATTAGAATAAACGACACCCTTATTACAGGCCCTACTAGTGATCGCATACTTGATGGTATAACACGCAAAAGTATTTTAGAAATTGCCAAGGATCAAGGTATTAAAACGGAAGTAAGAAAGATAACCGTAAAAGAAGTAATTGAGGCAGCTGAAAATGGTTCATTAAAAGAAATGTTCGGTGCTGGGACCGCTGCGGTTATTTCACCAATATCTAGTTTTGGTTTTAGAGAAACTGATTATGACTTGCCAGAAATAGAAAACAGTTTTAATCAACGTCTAAAAAAGATTATTACAGATATTCAATACAATAAATCTGAAGACAAATTTGGATGGAGGTATAAAGTTAAAGTATAA
- a CDS encoding DUF4920 domain-containing protein produces the protein MKGFNILLVFLLGLLSCQSQEQNKIVSSTVQDSGMFYGEEFKLNTVEQESEIWKKYATMAIQDSVKMQFKTIVKEVCKVKGCWMVVELPQGEQAMVRFKDYAFFMPSDIPGKEVILNGLAFVEEMTVNDQRHYAKDANKSDEDIAKITTPKRTFSFEASGVLVPN, from the coding sequence ATGAAAGGATTTAACATTTTACTTGTGTTTTTATTGGGATTGTTATCCTGCCAAAGTCAGGAACAAAACAAAATAGTATCATCTACTGTTCAAGATTCTGGGATGTTTTATGGAGAGGAATTTAAATTAAATACTGTTGAACAAGAAAGTGAAATTTGGAAAAAATATGCTACAATGGCTATCCAGGATTCGGTTAAAATGCAATTTAAGACCATTGTAAAAGAAGTTTGCAAAGTAAAAGGTTGTTGGATGGTTGTTGAACTTCCTCAAGGGGAGCAGGCCATGGTACGGTTTAAAGATTATGCATTTTTTATGCCATCAGATATTCCAGGGAAAGAGGTGATATTAAATGGTTTAGCTTTTGTTGAAGAAATGACTGTTAATGATCAAAGGCATTATGCAAAAGATGCTAATAAATCTGATGAAGATATTGCTAAAATCACTACCCCAAAAAGGACATTTAGTTTTGAGGCTTCCGGAGTATTAGTACCAAATTAA
- the mnmD gene encoding tRNA (5-methylaminomethyl-2-thiouridine)(34)-methyltransferase MnmD → MEREIITTADGSKTIQIKDWQEQYHSKHGAIQEAYHVFIDSGLNLFKNRELAVLEIGLGTGLNAFITLIEALKRNLTINYIGVEAFPVSNDELSQLNYLEELNAVSLKNEFNLIHNAPWEEQIEISADFKIQKEKKFFKEIDIINSIDLIYFDAFGARVQPELWTVEIFSIMFAALKSGGYLVTYAAKGSVRRAMLEVGFLVEKLPGPPGKREMLRARKA, encoded by the coding sequence TTGGAAAGAGAAATAATTACCACGGCAGATGGCTCTAAAACCATCCAAATTAAAGACTGGCAAGAACAATACCATTCTAAGCATGGCGCCATACAAGAGGCTTATCATGTTTTTATAGATTCAGGATTAAACTTATTTAAAAACCGAGAGTTAGCTGTTCTTGAAATTGGCTTAGGAACTGGTTTAAATGCGTTTATTACCTTAATTGAAGCATTAAAGCGGAATTTAACGATTAACTATATTGGTGTTGAGGCTTTCCCAGTTTCTAATGACGAGCTTTCGCAATTAAATTATTTAGAAGAATTGAATGCGGTTTCTCTAAAAAATGAGTTCAATTTAATACATAACGCTCCTTGGGAAGAGCAGATTGAGATAAGTGCAGATTTTAAAATTCAAAAAGAAAAGAAATTTTTTAAAGAAATTGATATAATCAATTCAATAGACCTTATTTATTTTGATGCATTTGGCGCTCGGGTTCAACCAGAATTGTGGACCGTAGAAATATTCAGTATAATGTTCGCCGCATTAAAATCTGGCGGCTATTTAGTTACCTATGCAGCTAAGGGAAGTGTTAGGCGTGCCATGTTAGAAGTTGGTTTTCTCGTGGAAAAATTACCTGGACCTCCAGGTAAAAGAGAAATGTTAAGAGCTAGAAAAGCTTAA
- a CDS encoding TIGR01777 family oxidoreductase, with translation MKVLITGATGLVGSELVSQCHERGYAVNYLTTSKSKIVSEENYQGYFWDVATKEIDLECFKDVSVIINLAGSSISKRWTNEYKKEILSSRIDSLDLLKESLLKIENKTVKSIVSASAIGVYPDSLSNYYTENVTNVDDSFLGKVVSLWENKVNEFEELGLAVAKVRIGLVLSGSGGALPEMAKPINYYVGSAFGSGEQWQSWIHVFDIAGIFLHIATLHLEGTFNGVAPNPVTNNKLVKEIAKALDQPLLLPNIPKFLMRTILGDMSYILFASQRVSSKKIEEEGYIFKYTNICQALADIYDRDTPCNSTRNKTAKEFVSL, from the coding sequence ATGAAAGTATTGATAACAGGTGCAACAGGTTTAGTAGGTAGTGAGTTAGTATCTCAATGCCATGAAAGAGGATATGCAGTCAACTACTTAACGACTAGTAAAAGTAAAATTGTTTCGGAGGAAAACTATCAAGGTTATTTTTGGGATGTAGCCACAAAAGAGATTGATCTTGAGTGTTTTAAAGATGTTTCGGTAATTATAAATTTGGCAGGTTCAAGTATTTCCAAACGATGGACAAATGAGTATAAAAAAGAAATTTTAAGTAGTAGAATAGATTCATTGGATCTACTAAAGGAATCTCTTTTAAAAATAGAAAATAAAACTGTAAAATCTATAGTTTCTGCTTCCGCAATTGGTGTTTACCCAGATTCACTTAGTAATTATTATACTGAAAACGTAACTAATGTTGATGATAGTTTTTTAGGGAAAGTAGTTTCTTTATGGGAGAATAAAGTCAATGAATTTGAAGAATTAGGACTTGCAGTAGCTAAAGTGCGTATAGGTTTAGTGCTATCTGGTTCTGGGGGTGCCTTGCCAGAAATGGCAAAGCCTATCAACTATTATGTCGGTTCAGCCTTTGGTTCTGGTGAACAATGGCAGTCATGGATACATGTTTTTGACATAGCTGGTATATTTCTTCATATTGCAACATTACATCTCGAAGGAACTTTTAATGGGGTTGCTCCTAATCCTGTAACAAATAATAAACTGGTTAAGGAAATTGCCAAAGCATTAGATCAACCGTTATTACTGCCAAATATTCCTAAGTTTTTAATGCGCACAATTCTTGGGGATATGTCTTATATTTTATTTGCGAGTCAAAGGGTTAGCAGTAAAAAAATAGAGGAAGAAGGTTATATTTTTAAGTATACTAATATATGCCAAGCCCTTGCGGATATATATGATAGAGATACACCATGCAACAGCACTAGAAACAAAACAGCAAAAGAGTTTGTTTCATTATAG
- a CDS encoding nucleotide exchange factor GrpE has product MSDKENTLEDEFLDDALLNGEDQEQKQDNVDEGVELSVEETLSEELAKEKDKFLRLFAEFENYKRRTSKERMDLFKTAGQEVMVSLLPVMDDFDRAMKELAKSADKETFKGIELIKVKLIETLKSKGLETLEVKAGDVFDADIHEAITQIPAPDKKMKGKIVDVIEKGFKLGDRIIRHPKVVVGN; this is encoded by the coding sequence ATGAGTGATAAAGAAAACACGTTGGAAGATGAATTCTTGGATGATGCGCTTTTAAATGGTGAGGACCAAGAGCAAAAGCAAGATAATGTAGATGAAGGTGTAGAATTGTCTGTGGAAGAGACACTTAGTGAAGAACTTGCGAAAGAAAAAGATAAATTTTTAAGATTATTTGCAGAGTTTGAGAATTATAAAAGACGTACGTCAAAGGAACGAATGGACTTATTTAAAACTGCAGGTCAAGAAGTTATGGTTTCCTTATTACCTGTAATGGATGATTTTGACAGGGCTATGAAAGAGTTAGCCAAGTCTGCTGATAAAGAAACTTTTAAGGGAATTGAGTTAATCAAGGTTAAATTAATAGAGACTTTAAAATCTAAAGGGCTAGAAACATTGGAAGTGAAAGCTGGTGATGTTTTTGATGCAGATATCCATGAGGCTATTACTCAAATACCGGCTCCGGACAAAAAGATGAAGGGCAAGATTGTTGACGTTATTGAAAAAGGATTTAAGTTAGGTGACCGTATCATTAGGCATCCAAAAGTTGTAGTAGGAAATTAA
- the dnaJ gene encoding molecular chaperone DnaJ, with protein MKEDYYDVLGVSKSASAAEIKKAYRKKALQYHPDKNPGDSAAEEKFKKSAEAYEILSDSDKKARYDQFGHAAFEGGNGSGFGGGMNMDDIFSQFGDIFGGGGFGGFSGFGGGGGQRRVKGSNLRIRVTLTLEEIANGVEKKVKVKRKVQAEGVTYKTCSTCNGRGQVTKIQNTILGRMQTAAVCSTCGGSGQILDGKPNDADAQGLKITEETVSINIPAGVEEGMQLEVPNKGNDAPGNGIPGDLLVAIETQEHATLKREGDNLHYDLYVSISEAVLGTSKEIDAVGGKVRIKLEPGIQSGKILRLRGKGITSLNGYGAGDILVHVNVWTPKELNKEQREFFEKMQGNDNFEPKPEKSDKSFFEKVKDMFS; from the coding sequence ATGAAGGAAGATTATTATGATGTTTTAGGCGTCAGTAAGAGTGCATCTGCTGCAGAAATAAAAAAAGCCTATCGAAAGAAGGCACTACAGTACCACCCTGATAAAAATCCAGGGGATAGTGCTGCGGAAGAGAAGTTTAAAAAATCTGCTGAGGCTTATGAAATTTTAAGTGATTCTGACAAAAAAGCTCGTTACGATCAATTTGGACATGCAGCCTTTGAAGGAGGTAATGGCAGCGGTTTTGGCGGAGGCATGAATATGGATGATATCTTCAGTCAATTTGGCGATATTTTTGGCGGAGGCGGTTTTGGTGGCTTCAGCGGCTTTGGCGGCGGTGGCGGTCAAAGACGAGTAAAAGGTAGTAACTTACGGATAAGAGTCACTTTGACATTAGAAGAAATTGCCAATGGTGTTGAAAAGAAAGTTAAAGTAAAAAGAAAAGTACAAGCAGAAGGTGTTACCTATAAAACATGTTCAACCTGTAATGGTAGAGGGCAGGTTACAAAAATTCAAAATACTATTTTGGGAAGAATGCAAACAGCAGCTGTTTGTAGTACTTGTGGCGGTAGTGGTCAAATTTTAGATGGTAAACCTAACGATGCAGATGCACAAGGTCTTAAAATTACCGAAGAAACAGTTTCAATTAATATCCCTGCAGGGGTAGAAGAAGGAATGCAGTTAGAGGTTCCTAACAAGGGTAACGATGCTCCGGGTAATGGTATCCCGGGAGATTTGTTAGTGGCCATTGAAACTCAAGAACATGCTACTTTGAAAAGGGAAGGTGATAATTTGCATTATGATCTTTATGTAAGTATTTCAGAGGCAGTATTGGGAACATCGAAAGAAATTGATGCCGTAGGTGGTAAAGTTCGTATTAAATTGGAACCAGGAATTCAATCGGGTAAAATACTTAGATTAAGGGGTAAGGGAATTACAAGTTTAAATGGGTATGGCGCTGGTGATATTTTAGTACATGTAAATGTTTGGACCCCTAAAGAGTTGAATAAAGAACAGAGAGAGTTCTTTGAAAAAATGCAGGGGAACGATAATTTTGAGCCTAAACCTGAGAAATCAGATAAATCATTTTTTGAAAAAGTAAAAGATATGTTCTCTTAG
- a CDS encoding ABC transporter ATP-binding protein produces the protein MNHILVAKEVTKQFGNHTALKNVSLEIPENSIYGLLGPNGAGKTTLIRIINQITFPDKGAVYLDGKPLRPEHISQIGYLPEERGLYKSMKVGEQALYLAQLKGLSKHDAKKRLKYWFEKLEIGDWWNKKIQELSKGMAQKIQFVVTVLHEPKLLIFDEPFSGFDPINANLIKEQILELKENGTSIIFSTHRMESVEELCEYIALIHKSEKILDGKLIDIKKAYKNNIFKIGLETSNHKALIAEIQDKFQLLTNAYDSNESQLNLTIQLPTSESREVLDFLSSRANINGFVETIPSANDIFIKAIQNKNVGHE, from the coding sequence ATGAATCATATTTTGGTCGCTAAAGAGGTTACCAAACAATTTGGAAACCATACAGCTTTAAAAAACGTTTCCCTCGAAATCCCAGAAAACAGTATTTATGGTTTACTAGGCCCTAATGGAGCAGGTAAAACCACATTAATTCGTATCATAAATCAAATAACTTTTCCTGATAAAGGAGCTGTTTATTTAGATGGTAAACCATTGAGACCCGAACATATTTCACAAATTGGATATTTACCAGAAGAGCGCGGTCTATATAAGAGTATGAAAGTTGGGGAGCAAGCCTTATACCTTGCTCAACTGAAAGGGTTGTCTAAACATGACGCTAAAAAACGCTTAAAATATTGGTTTGAAAAGTTAGAAATAGGAGATTGGTGGAATAAGAAAATTCAAGAACTTTCTAAGGGTATGGCGCAAAAAATACAGTTTGTTGTAACCGTATTACATGAGCCTAAACTTTTAATTTTTGATGAGCCATTTAGTGGTTTTGACCCAATAAATGCAAACCTTATTAAAGAACAGATATTGGAGTTAAAAGAAAACGGTACTTCTATTATTTTTTCAACACATAGAATGGAATCTGTTGAAGAGCTTTGCGAGTATATTGCCTTAATTCATAAGTCAGAAAAAATATTAGATGGTAAATTAATTGATATAAAGAAAGCATATAAGAATAATATATTTAAAATAGGATTAGAAACTTCTAATCATAAGGCTCTAATTGCCGAAATACAGGATAAATTTCAACTTTTAACGAACGCATACGATAGTAACGAAAGCCAATTGAATTTAACTATACAATTGCCCACAAGTGAATCTCGAGAAGTTTTGGATTTTTTAAGCTCAAGGGCCAATATAAATGGCTTTGTGGAAACAATACCCTCAGCAAACGATATTTTTATAAAAGCTATTCAGAATAAAAATGTAGGTCATGAATAA
- a CDS encoding ABC transporter permease: MNKLPLIIKREYLAKVRNKSFVIMTFLSPLLMVGMILLIAYLTQLNDNEERIISVLNESDYFSNEFVTSEATSYVNFKDITLAQAKDSTESLGYYGLIYLPNESNIEQVAQRSFFYSKDTPSSTVLDKLENSITRRLRQERLQELGLSPKEYAEMDRSYTMNIETFDGLQNIKGLNEIKAIIGGAFGYLIMMFIIIYGGFVMRSVIEEKTSRIIEVIISSVKPFHLMMGKIIGTSLAGITQFGIWIVSGAILLFVGLAIFDIDPASLTKGGITPSMAGSENINVGALTQDMQLYAQEIFEIPIFAMIIFFIIYFVLGYLIYSSIYAAIGAAVDNETDTQQFIFPVILPLMLAIYVGFFSVFSNPNGPIAVAFSLFPLTSPIVMLMRLPWGIGEGGVPVWQLISSILILIGTFIGIVWVAAKIYRVGILMYGKKPSYKELYKWLKYSS, translated from the coding sequence ATGAATAAGTTACCATTGATTATTAAAAGAGAATACTTGGCAAAAGTCCGAAATAAATCTTTCGTAATTATGACATTTTTGAGCCCATTACTTATGGTGGGTATGATTTTGTTGATTGCTTATTTAACACAGCTGAATGACAATGAGGAAAGAATAATTAGTGTGCTTAATGAAAGTGATTACTTTTCAAATGAATTTGTTACTTCAGAAGCAACTTCTTATGTTAATTTTAAAGATATAACATTGGCACAGGCCAAAGATTCTACAGAAAGTTTAGGTTATTATGGACTTATATATCTGCCAAATGAATCTAATATTGAGCAAGTTGCACAACGTTCATTTTTCTATAGTAAAGACACGCCTAGTTCTACAGTTTTAGATAAGTTAGAAAATTCAATTACTAGAAGATTAAGGCAAGAAAGACTACAAGAACTAGGTTTGTCTCCAAAAGAGTATGCCGAAATGGATCGCAGTTATACGATGAATATTGAGACTTTTGATGGACTTCAAAATATAAAAGGACTAAATGAAATTAAAGCAATAATTGGTGGTGCCTTCGGCTATCTAATAATGATGTTTATTATTATTTATGGTGGTTTTGTAATGAGGAGTGTAATAGAAGAAAAAACAAGTAGAATAATAGAAGTAATTATATCGTCGGTAAAACCTTTTCATCTAATGATGGGAAAGATAATAGGAACTTCTTTAGCAGGTATTACGCAATTTGGGATATGGATTGTATCGGGAGCTATTTTACTCTTTGTTGGCTTAGCTATTTTTGATATTGATCCAGCTAGTTTAACAAAAGGGGGTATAACACCTTCCATGGCTGGTAGTGAAAATATAAACGTTGGTGCTCTAACACAAGACATGCAATTATACGCTCAAGAAATATTTGAAATACCCATTTTTGCAATGATAATTTTCTTTATTATTTATTTTGTTTTAGGTTATTTAATATATAGCTCCATTTATGCTGCAATAGGTGCTGCTGTTGACAATGAGACCGATACACAGCAATTTATTTTTCCTGTAATATTACCGCTAATGTTGGCTATCTATGTAGGTTTCTTTTCTGTTTTTAGCAACCCTAATGGTCCAATAGCTGTTGCATTTTCTCTTTTTCCGCTAACATCGCCAATAGTTATGCTCATGCGTTTACCTTGGGGTATTGGTGAGGGTGGCGTTCCCGTATGGCAATTGATAAGTTCAATTTTAATTTTAATAGGTACTTTTATTGGTATCGTTTGGGTTGCAGCCAAAATATATCGTGTAGGCATACTTATGTATGGTAAAAAACCAAGTTATAAAGAACTATATAAATGGCTTAAATATTCGTCATGA
- a CDS encoding mechanosensitive ion channel family protein — protein MIQESTEKIKEIIEDDIWGVIKKFLDLGYKFGEGDKSIHITVGLLLLLTLAFFLTSTILQGLRRFFTRKMETDDKLKFISIFKFIKYLVYVIVILFTMSAAGINITILITASAALFVGLGLALQEIFQDIIGGIFIIVDKSLRVGDIVEIDSKVGKVFEIKLRTTRALTRDDKVIIIPNHKFISDIVYNYTQNHKMTRELIRIGVAYGSDVQLVTKILLDVIKTQRNVLKSPKPFVVFEDFGDSALVFTLNFYITDSFSDPRIKSDLRYKIDADFRKNNITIPFPQRDVHLFQQGPFQHSNVSNVANNEKA, from the coding sequence ATGATTCAGGAGAGTACAGAAAAAATTAAAGAAATTATTGAGGATGATATCTGGGGGGTAATAAAAAAATTTTTAGACCTTGGGTATAAGTTTGGAGAAGGCGATAAATCTATTCATATAACGGTAGGTTTACTTTTGTTGCTCACTTTAGCTTTTTTTCTTACAAGTACAATATTACAAGGGTTAAGAAGATTTTTTACCAGAAAAATGGAAACTGATGATAAGTTAAAATTCATTAGTATTTTCAAGTTTATAAAGTATTTGGTCTATGTCATAGTCATACTTTTTACCATGAGCGCTGCAGGTATTAATATAACCATATTAATTACAGCCTCGGCAGCATTATTTGTTGGTCTTGGATTAGCTTTACAAGAAATATTTCAGGATATTATTGGTGGTATATTCATCATTGTAGATAAATCGTTAAGAGTTGGGGATATCGTAGAAATTGATAGTAAAGTAGGTAAAGTATTTGAAATTAAACTAAGAACTACAAGAGCACTTACCAGAGATGATAAGGTTATCATTATTCCTAATCATAAGTTTATAAGTGATATTGTTTACAACTATACTCAAAACCACAAAATGACCAGAGAACTAATACGGATAGGTGTAGCTTACGGTAGTGATGTTCAGTTAGTTACAAAAATTCTTTTAGATGTAATTAAAACACAAAGAAATGTTCTAAAAAGTCCTAAACCATTTGTTGTTTTTGAGGATTTTGGCGATTCTGCCTTAGTATTTACTTTAAACTTTTACATAACCGATAGTTTTTCCGATCCACGTATTAAAAGCGATTTACGTTATAAAATAGACGCCGATTTTAGAAAGAACAATATTACTATACCTTTTCCTCAAAGAGATGTACATTTATTTCAACAAGGGCCTTTTCAACATAGTAATGTATCAAATGTAGCGAATAATGAAAAGGCATAA